Proteins from a single region of Streptomyces sp. HUAS 15-9:
- a CDS encoding acetate--CoA ligase family protein, with translation MLGSTHGTLTTDSRRARVIACGEPRPGPAVHGRAADVDDLDVSGRPLYADVPDLDRFFRPGSVAVIGASDTEGRPNTGITRQLLAWAERVGARVHPVHPTRPSVFGIPCVASVADLPEQVDLGVLLVADPLPVVEELAEAKVKFAVAFASGFAETGEEGAKAQERLAAAVRRSGLRLLGPNTNLNAFERFRQDLEGPAIALITQSGHQGRPVFALQELGIRLSHWAPTGNEADLETADFISYFAERPEVGAIACYVEGLKDGRAFLLAADRAARRKVPVVAVKVGRTEAGARTAASHTGKLTGADDVVDAAMRQFGVVRVDGLDELQDTAALLARARAPLADGVVVYSISGGTGAHVADLAAGAGLSLPVLSEARQAELHQWIPEYLSVANPVDNGGHPVGDRRGRKIIDSILDDPDVGVLICPVTGPFPPLSDRLVRDLVDAAEASDKLVCVVWGSPVGTEAAYREVLLGSSRVATFRTVGNCLTAVRAYLDHHRFVRSYRSPFDEAPRTPSPSFKKARALMQPGQQLSEHAAKQLLRAYGIRVPREQLVTSAAAAVRAAGQVGYPVVMKASGAQIAHKTELGLVKIGLTSASQVRDAYRELTDIARYEGVSLDGVLVCQMVERGVEMVVGVTHDALFGPTVTVGLGGVLVEVLRDAAVRVPPFGEEQAQDMIAELRGRALLDGVRGRPPADVDGLVEVVLRVQRMALELGNELAELDINPLMVLPRGQGAVALDALAVCR, from the coding sequence ATGCTTGGATCAACCCACGGCACCCTCACCACCGACTCCCGCCGGGCCCGGGTCATCGCCTGCGGTGAGCCGCGTCCCGGGCCCGCAGTCCACGGCCGGGCCGCCGACGTCGACGACCTCGATGTGAGCGGGCGACCGCTGTATGCGGACGTACCGGATCTGGACCGGTTCTTCCGGCCCGGGTCCGTCGCCGTGATCGGTGCCTCGGACACCGAGGGACGGCCGAACACCGGGATCACCCGACAACTGCTGGCCTGGGCCGAGCGGGTCGGGGCACGGGTGCACCCGGTGCATCCCACCCGGCCCTCGGTCTTCGGCATCCCCTGCGTCGCCTCCGTCGCCGACCTGCCCGAGCAGGTCGACCTCGGCGTGCTGCTGGTCGCCGATCCGCTCCCGGTGGTCGAGGAACTCGCCGAGGCCAAGGTGAAGTTCGCCGTCGCCTTCGCCTCCGGGTTCGCGGAGACGGGCGAGGAGGGGGCCAAGGCCCAGGAGCGTCTCGCCGCCGCCGTCCGGCGCTCGGGGCTGAGGCTGCTCGGGCCGAACACCAACCTCAACGCGTTTGAGCGGTTCCGCCAGGACCTGGAGGGACCGGCGATCGCCCTGATCACCCAGTCCGGGCACCAGGGCCGACCGGTCTTCGCCCTCCAGGAGCTCGGCATCCGGCTCTCCCACTGGGCCCCGACCGGCAACGAGGCCGACCTGGAGACCGCCGACTTCATCTCCTACTTCGCCGAGCGGCCCGAGGTCGGCGCCATCGCCTGCTACGTGGAGGGCCTCAAGGACGGCCGCGCCTTCCTGCTCGCCGCCGACCGCGCCGCCCGCCGCAAGGTGCCGGTCGTCGCCGTCAAGGTGGGGCGCACGGAGGCCGGGGCCCGTACCGCCGCCTCGCACACCGGCAAGCTCACCGGGGCCGACGACGTCGTGGACGCGGCCATGCGGCAGTTCGGGGTCGTCCGGGTCGACGGGCTCGACGAACTCCAGGACACCGCCGCCCTGCTGGCCCGCGCGCGGGCACCGCTCGCCGACGGGGTCGTCGTCTACTCCATCTCGGGCGGCACCGGCGCGCACGTCGCCGACCTGGCCGCCGGGGCCGGGCTCAGCCTTCCCGTGCTGTCCGAGGCGCGGCAGGCCGAGCTGCACCAGTGGATACCCGAGTACCTGAGCGTGGCCAACCCGGTGGACAACGGCGGGCATCCGGTCGGCGACCGGCGCGGCCGGAAGATCATCGACTCGATCCTCGACGACCCGGACGTGGGCGTGCTGATCTGCCCGGTCACCGGGCCCTTCCCACCGCTGAGCGACCGGCTCGTACGGGACCTGGTCGACGCGGCCGAGGCGAGCGACAAGCTGGTGTGCGTGGTGTGGGGTTCGCCGGTCGGCACCGAAGCGGCGTACCGCGAGGTCCTGCTCGGCTCCTCCCGCGTGGCCACCTTCCGCACCGTCGGCAACTGCCTCACCGCCGTCCGCGCCTACCTCGACCACCACCGCTTCGTCCGCTCCTACCGCTCCCCCTTCGACGAGGCCCCTCGCACCCCCTCCCCGTCCTTCAAGAAGGCACGGGCCCTGATGCAGCCGGGGCAGCAGCTGAGCGAGCACGCGGCGAAGCAGCTGCTGCGGGCGTACGGCATCCGGGTGCCGCGCGAGCAGCTGGTGACCAGCGCGGCGGCCGCCGTACGCGCCGCCGGGCAGGTCGGCTACCCCGTGGTCATGAAGGCGTCCGGCGCGCAGATCGCCCACAAGACCGAGCTGGGCCTGGTGAAGATCGGTCTGACCTCCGCCAGCCAGGTCCGCGACGCCTACCGCGAGCTGACCGACATCGCCCGCTACGAGGGCGTCTCGCTGGATGGCGTCCTGGTGTGCCAGATGGTCGAGCGGGGCGTGGAGATGGTCGTCGGCGTCACGCACGACGCGCTGTTCGGGCCGACGGTGACGGTCGGTCTCGGCGGGGTGCTGGTGGAGGTGCTGCGGGACGCGGCCGTACGCGTGCCGCCCTTCGGCGAGGAGCAGGCCCAGGACATGATCGCGGAACTGCGCGGGCGGGCACTGCTGGACGGGGTGCGGGGGCGGCCACCCGCCGATGTCGACGGGCTCGTCGAGGTCGTGCTGCGGGTGCAGCGCATGGCCCTTGAACTCGGAAACGAACTCGCCGAGCTCGACATCAACCCGCTGATGGTGCTGCCCCGCGGGCAGGGCGCGGTGGCGCTGGACGCGCTGGCGGTGTGCCGATGA
- a CDS encoding enoyl-CoA hydratase/isomerase family protein, producing MSGDAVRHEAHGQVSYVTLDRPETLNALTPEDRNRLIGLLGEASADPGVRAVVLTGTGRGFCAGADLRGDAPGGERVPGDVSRTLRLGAQRLVSAVLDCEKPVIAAVNGTAAGLGAHLALACDLVLAAESARFIEVFVRRGLVPDAGGAYLLPRLIGPQRAKELMFFGDALSAPDAERLGLVNRVVPDGELDKTAREWAARLAAGPTRALALTKQMVNASLDAGRASAFAAEAAAQEINMTTEDAREGLRAFVERRSPKFRGR from the coding sequence ATGAGCGGCGACGCGGTACGCCATGAAGCCCACGGCCAGGTCTCGTACGTCACCCTCGACCGCCCCGAGACCCTGAACGCCCTGACGCCCGAAGACCGGAACCGCCTGATCGGCCTGCTGGGGGAGGCGTCGGCGGACCCGGGCGTACGGGCTGTGGTCCTCACCGGCACCGGCCGCGGCTTCTGCGCGGGCGCGGACCTGCGCGGCGATGCGCCCGGCGGGGAGCGCGTCCCGGGCGACGTGTCCCGCACGCTCCGCCTCGGCGCGCAGCGGCTCGTCTCCGCCGTACTGGACTGCGAGAAGCCGGTGATCGCCGCCGTGAACGGCACGGCAGCCGGTCTCGGCGCCCATCTCGCGCTCGCCTGCGATCTCGTGCTCGCCGCCGAGTCCGCGCGGTTCATCGAGGTGTTCGTGCGGCGCGGACTCGTGCCGGACGCCGGCGGCGCCTATCTCCTGCCCCGGCTGATCGGCCCGCAGCGCGCCAAGGAACTGATGTTCTTCGGCGACGCGCTCTCCGCGCCGGACGCCGAGCGGCTCGGCCTGGTCAACCGGGTCGTGCCGGACGGGGAGTTGGACAAGACGGCCAGGGAGTGGGCGGCACGGCTGGCCGCCGGTCCCACCCGGGCGCTCGCCCTGACCAAGCAGATGGTGAACGCCTCCCTCGACGCCGGCCGCGCCTCGGCCTTCGCCGCCGAGGCTGCCGCGCAGGAGATCAACATGACGACGGAGGACGCCCGGGAGGGGCTCAGGGCCTTCGTGGAACGCAGAAGCCCGAAGTTCCGAGGGCGGTGA
- a CDS encoding sensor histidine kinase, which yields MTRRLLLSYLSLTLLVLLCLEVPFGYVYARGEMSRFTGNGQQAAVMLAEVLEEKVEQRGTDIPEVVASFARRTRGHVVVVDTQGKLLTDSRNTMATGTDLSTQPDIAAALANRSDSGTRQDPALDEDVFFATVPGASGSTVRCVVRASFPLTSVAAKVHDAWLALAAVGLGVLAAVALIALALARWITCPVRALEHATTQLADGTLKDLPATDLGPPELRRLAASFVRTATRLQHLLKAQHAFASEASHQLKTPLTALRLRLENFEPHLDPRAQPGLDAAVGEVERLSRMVHGLLALARLENAATTAEATDLDSVIADRAAVWAAFAGEHYVDMVVAGPRIGRVWAIPDALEQIIDNLLSNALRVSPPHTTITLATAWANGAPATVELHVIDQGPGMTENQRRRAFDRFWRANDADHEGTGLGLPIVKQLARASGGEVSLRAAPGGGLDAVVRLRTADAHRTAHPRRARSAMWGRQDGVPPVPTGRPLAVSDWQQ from the coding sequence GTGACCCGCCGCCTCCTGCTCAGCTATCTCAGTCTCACGCTGCTGGTGCTGCTGTGCCTGGAAGTGCCGTTCGGCTACGTCTACGCGCGTGGGGAGATGTCCCGGTTCACCGGCAACGGGCAGCAGGCCGCGGTCATGCTCGCGGAGGTGCTGGAGGAGAAGGTCGAGCAGCGGGGCACCGACATCCCCGAAGTGGTGGCGAGCTTCGCGCGGCGCACCCGCGGCCATGTCGTCGTCGTGGACACCCAAGGAAAGCTGCTCACCGACTCACGCAACACGATGGCCACCGGTACGGACCTGTCCACGCAGCCGGACATCGCGGCCGCTCTCGCCAACAGGTCCGATTCCGGCACCCGGCAGGATCCGGCCCTGGACGAGGACGTCTTCTTCGCGACGGTGCCGGGCGCCTCGGGCAGCACGGTCCGCTGCGTCGTACGGGCGTCCTTTCCCCTGACCTCGGTGGCGGCCAAGGTGCATGACGCCTGGCTGGCGTTGGCGGCCGTGGGGCTGGGGGTGCTGGCGGCCGTCGCGCTGATAGCTCTCGCGCTGGCCCGCTGGATCACCTGCCCGGTGCGGGCGCTGGAGCACGCCACGACACAGCTCGCCGACGGCACCCTGAAGGACCTGCCCGCCACCGACCTCGGGCCGCCCGAGCTGCGGCGCCTGGCCGCCAGCTTCGTCCGCACCGCGACCCGGCTGCAGCATCTGCTCAAGGCCCAGCACGCCTTCGCCTCGGAGGCGTCCCACCAGCTGAAGACCCCGCTGACCGCACTGCGGCTGCGACTGGAGAACTTCGAGCCCCATCTCGACCCACGGGCACAACCCGGCCTCGACGCGGCGGTGGGCGAGGTGGAGCGGCTCAGCCGCATGGTGCACGGTCTGCTCGCCCTGGCCCGGCTGGAGAACGCGGCGACCACGGCGGAGGCCACCGACCTGGACTCCGTCATCGCCGACCGCGCGGCCGTGTGGGCCGCCTTCGCCGGCGAGCACTACGTGGACATGGTCGTGGCCGGGCCGAGGATCGGCCGGGTGTGGGCCATCCCCGACGCCCTGGAGCAGATCATCGACAATCTGCTCTCCAACGCGCTGCGGGTCTCACCGCCCCACACCACGATCACCCTGGCCACCGCCTGGGCGAACGGTGCACCGGCAACGGTCGAACTGCATGTGATCGACCAGGGGCCGGGCATGACCGAGAACCAGCGGCGACGCGCCTTCGACCGCTTCTGGCGGGCGAACGACGCCGACCACGAGGGCACCGGGCTCGGCCTGCCCATCGTGAAGCAGCTGGCCCGTGCCTCAGGCGGCGAGGTGTCCTTGCGGGCCGCTCCCGGCGGGGGGCTCGATGCCGTCGTACGCCTCAGGACCGCCGACGCACACCGCACGGCGCACCCGCGCCGTGCCCGCTCGGCGATGTGGGGCAGACAGGACGGGGTGCCGCCCGTCCCCACCGGACGCCCGCTTGCCGTATCCGACTGGCAGCAGTGA
- a CDS encoding flavin reductase family protein, with protein MGGVMGHAGMAAAAVRYLRSVDAPPPGPVEALPRPELRCVGEDERAPVDQGEFRRVLGHFATGVTVVTAPAVDGEDGPAGFACQSFSSLSLDPPLVVFMVGRTSTTWPRIARTGVFCVNVLGAHQGELCRGFAVRGADKFAGVAYGAAPVSGSPRLAGTLAWIDCTVHAVHTGGDHLIVVGRVDALGTADVDTAPAPLLFHKGRFL; from the coding sequence ATGGGCGGTGTGATGGGACACGCAGGGATGGCGGCCGCCGCCGTCCGCTACCTCAGGTCGGTCGACGCCCCGCCCCCGGGGCCCGTCGAGGCACTGCCGCGCCCGGAGCTCAGGTGCGTCGGGGAGGACGAGCGGGCACCGGTCGACCAGGGCGAGTTCCGGCGCGTGCTGGGGCACTTCGCGACCGGCGTGACCGTGGTCACGGCCCCCGCCGTCGACGGCGAGGACGGCCCCGCGGGCTTCGCCTGCCAGTCCTTCTCCTCCCTCTCCCTCGACCCGCCGCTCGTCGTCTTCATGGTGGGCCGCACGTCGACGACCTGGCCGAGGATCGCCCGCACGGGCGTCTTCTGCGTGAACGTCCTCGGCGCCCACCAGGGCGAGCTGTGCCGCGGCTTCGCGGTACGCGGCGCGGACAAGTTCGCGGGCGTCGCATACGGCGCGGCCCCCGTCTCCGGCTCCCCGCGCCTGGCCGGCACACTCGCCTGGATCGACTGCACCGTCCACGCCGTGCACACCGGCGGCGACCATCTGATCGTCGTGGGCCGGGTGGACGCGCTCGGCACGGCCGACGTGGACACGGCTCCGGCTCCCCTGCTGTTCCACAAGGGGCGCTTCCTCTAA
- a CDS encoding IucA/IucC family protein gives MTLPSTTGAALATTDSPAQAADAVTAHTLLNCLIREVSAPERQVTVDHDHLLLSLPRRDILLRVPLRRISLIGAHRFDGPIERHDDGDWSAIGWRELAGYIQDELQLRTGVANDEFLAQVADSRNTVHTVLEQRATAALPQDPYLESEQSLVFGHRFHPAPKSRTGDPEDWLDYGPETGSRFPLRHLAVHRRLVREEGDLSRLDALHPYGRRDYVTLPVHPWQYRLLGDHPALRRALAAGSIVDTGVVGPDFAPTASVRTLYQPDADTFLKFSLNVRLTNCVRKNAAYELSGAVALNRLLHPVFTAIGQAHAGTSLLAEPGYRTLALDDDLCLVEGFGVIVRTGLREHLRPGVTPLLAAAIADEHPTSSAHVSRLLARGDGDALAWWDAYLGLLLPPVLTAYFEHGIVLEPHLQNVVVGVDNDGIPTQVIFRDLEGTKLVPEHHRQFLAALPEDVRTPMTYDAERGWNRVAYCLLVNHTAEVLAALADTDPALEPALWGLVRDHLDAYSRGAGEPPRLRALLSGVPLPAKANLLLRWSRQADRHADYVPLPSPLGEGFPREVTR, from the coding sequence ATGACCCTCCCCAGTACCACCGGCGCCGCTCTCGCCACCACCGACAGTCCCGCCCAGGCCGCCGACGCCGTCACCGCCCACACCCTGCTCAACTGCCTGATCCGCGAGGTCTCCGCGCCCGAGCGCCAGGTCACCGTCGACCACGACCACCTGCTGCTGTCGCTGCCCCGCCGCGACATCCTGCTCCGCGTCCCCCTGCGCCGTATCTCCCTGATCGGCGCGCACCGCTTCGACGGCCCGATCGAGCGGCACGACGACGGGGACTGGTCCGCGATCGGATGGCGCGAGCTCGCCGGATACATCCAGGACGAACTGCAACTGCGCACCGGCGTGGCCAACGACGAGTTCCTGGCCCAGGTCGCCGACAGTCGCAACACCGTCCACACCGTCCTGGAGCAGCGTGCCACCGCGGCCCTGCCGCAGGACCCGTACCTGGAGTCCGAGCAGTCCCTGGTCTTCGGCCACCGCTTCCACCCCGCGCCCAAGTCGCGCACCGGCGACCCCGAGGACTGGTTGGACTACGGCCCCGAGACAGGCAGCCGCTTCCCGCTGCGCCACCTCGCCGTCCACCGGCGTCTGGTGCGCGAGGAAGGCGACCTGAGCAGGCTCGACGCGCTGCATCCGTACGGGCGAAGGGACTACGTGACCCTGCCGGTGCACCCATGGCAGTACCGGCTGCTCGGCGACCACCCCGCCCTGCGCCGGGCCCTGGCCGCGGGCTCGATCGTCGACACGGGCGTCGTCGGCCCGGACTTCGCCCCCACCGCCTCGGTGCGCACCCTGTACCAGCCGGACGCCGACACCTTCCTGAAGTTCAGCCTCAACGTCCGCCTGACCAACTGCGTCCGCAAGAACGCCGCTTACGAGCTGTCCGGTGCCGTGGCCCTCAACCGGCTCCTCCACCCCGTCTTCACCGCGATCGGGCAGGCCCATGCCGGAACTTCCCTGCTCGCCGAGCCGGGCTACCGCACCCTCGCCCTCGACGACGACCTCTGCCTCGTGGAGGGCTTCGGCGTCATCGTCCGCACCGGCCTGCGCGAACACCTGCGCCCCGGCGTGACCCCACTGCTGGCCGCCGCGATCGCCGACGAGCACCCCACCAGCTCGGCCCACGTCTCCCGCCTCCTGGCCCGCGGCGACGGCGATGCGCTCGCCTGGTGGGACGCCTATCTCGGCCTGCTGCTGCCCCCCGTCCTGACCGCCTACTTCGAGCACGGCATCGTCCTCGAACCCCACCTCCAGAACGTCGTCGTGGGAGTCGACAACGATGGCATCCCGACCCAGGTGATCTTCCGTGACCTGGAGGGAACCAAGCTCGTCCCCGAACACCACCGCCAGTTCCTCGCCGCCCTGCCCGAGGACGTGCGCACTCCGATGACGTACGACGCCGAGCGCGGCTGGAACCGGGTGGCCTACTGCCTCCTGGTCAACCACACCGCCGAAGTCCTCGCCGCCCTCGCCGACACCGACCCCGCCCTGGAACCCGCCCTGTGGGGCCTGGTCCGCGACCACCTGGACGCCTACTCCCGCGGTGCAGGTGAGCCGCCCCGGCTGCGCGCCCTGCTCTCGGGCGTCCCGCTGCCCGCC
- a CDS encoding IucA/IucC family protein: MPYSSTTAELRQVRPDLVEPFMAALPGARATVLGRLWGALAREPLPGVAGREHDAGTLSIRLTGGGQLTGPASVAERFAPVPADFTVRGPDGRIDEPTRLLSALGAPTQAASRLAAELDNSITNLALARAANHEPHEVRDSADAEQAVVDGHPQHPCCRTRTGLSVAEVLAYAPEHHPVMELALVAVPADRWQATGDWPRELRDGDTVLMPIHPWQRDHVLAHQPGLTVVDRTIAARPLLSMRTMSPLDTLPGCHIKTALDVQVTNYRRTISPAEVADGAPLSELVTAVVDKTGHGENLRILRELAGGAILVNGEPSSSLAAMIREAGERHLGPDEIAVPLTAVHATGASMISGDPVTWLAEFAALVLPPALTLLSMGVALEAHGQNTLVALRDGRPVRVLYRDLDGVRIHPGRLARHGFSLPPLHGTRAGNDETALRTKLFGGLLSGVFSELVSVLSRTHGADPEQLWAAVAAVGRRVYADLPDTGADREVFFGDTLPLKATIAMRLAEASGVAQWTPVPNPLARHR, translated from the coding sequence ATGCCGTACAGCAGCACGACCGCCGAACTGCGCCAAGTGCGCCCTGATCTGGTCGAGCCCTTCATGGCCGCGCTCCCCGGCGCGCGTGCCACGGTGCTCGGCCGGCTCTGGGGCGCACTCGCCCGCGAACCCCTCCCGGGTGTCGCCGGCCGCGAGCACGACGCGGGCACCCTCAGCATCCGCCTCACGGGCGGCGGGCAGCTCACGGGCCCGGCCTCAGTGGCGGAACGATTCGCCCCGGTCCCCGCCGACTTCACCGTGCGGGGCCCCGACGGCCGGATCGACGAGCCGACCCGGCTCCTGTCCGCCCTCGGAGCCCCCACGCAGGCCGCGTCACGGCTGGCCGCCGAACTCGACAACAGCATCACCAACCTGGCCCTGGCGCGCGCGGCGAACCACGAGCCGCACGAGGTACGGGACTCCGCCGACGCCGAACAGGCCGTGGTCGACGGCCACCCGCAGCACCCCTGCTGCCGTACGCGCACCGGACTGTCCGTCGCCGAAGTCCTCGCCTACGCGCCCGAGCACCACCCCGTCATGGAGCTGGCGCTCGTCGCCGTACCGGCCGACCGCTGGCAGGCCACCGGCGACTGGCCTCGGGAACTGCGCGACGGCGACACCGTCCTGATGCCGATCCACCCCTGGCAGCGCGACCACGTCCTCGCCCACCAGCCCGGCCTCACGGTCGTGGACCGTACGATCGCCGCCCGCCCGCTGCTGTCGATGCGGACCATGTCCCCCCTCGACACCCTGCCCGGCTGCCACATCAAGACGGCGCTGGACGTGCAGGTCACCAACTACCGGCGCACCATCTCCCCGGCCGAGGTGGCCGACGGAGCCCCGCTGTCCGAGCTGGTCACCGCCGTCGTCGACAAGACGGGCCACGGCGAGAACCTGCGCATCCTGCGCGAACTCGCAGGCGGCGCCATCCTCGTGAACGGCGAGCCCTCGTCCAGCCTCGCGGCGATGATCCGTGAGGCCGGCGAACGGCACCTCGGACCGGACGAGATCGCCGTCCCGCTCACCGCCGTCCACGCCACCGGAGCCAGCATGATCAGCGGCGACCCGGTCACCTGGCTGGCGGAGTTCGCCGCACTCGTCCTGCCGCCCGCGCTGACGCTGTTGTCCATGGGCGTCGCCCTGGAGGCCCACGGCCAGAACACCCTCGTCGCGCTGCGCGACGGACGTCCGGTGCGGGTGCTCTACCGCGACCTGGACGGCGTACGCATCCATCCGGGCCGACTCGCCCGCCACGGCTTCTCGCTCCCGCCGCTGCACGGCACCCGGGCCGGGAACGACGAGACCGCACTGCGCACCAAGCTGTTCGGCGGCCTGCTCAGCGGCGTCTTCAGCGAACTCGTCTCCGTGCTGTCGCGCACGCACGGCGCCGACCCCGAGCAGTTGTGGGCAGCCGTGGCCGCCGTCGGCCGCCGCGTCTACGCAGACCTTCCCGACACGGGCGCGGACCGGGAGGTGTTCTTCGGCGACACCCTGCCGCTGAAGGCGACCATCGCGATGCGCCTGGCCGAAGCCTCCGGTGTCGCCCAGTGGACTCCCGTCCCCAACCCCCTGGCCCGCCACCGCTGA
- a CDS encoding response regulator transcription factor has protein sequence MRLLLIEDDDRVAGPLMEGLSRFGFTVEHARTGADGLAAAEAEMVLLDLGLPDMDGIDVCRTLRLRSQVPIIMISARSDEVDRVLGLELGADDYLSKPFGIRELVARIRAVFRRAGPAATGPVAALPPAAGPASGGDRPDPVARAQRIGPLAIDRRGRQVHLHRTSVALAPKEFDLLAYLADDPGAVRTRQQILDAVWEPNYFGPTKTLDVHVAALRRKLGDPAWIDNIRGVGFRLTPPAGPATRQVEENVRGGEG, from the coding sequence ATGCGTCTCTTACTGATCGAGGACGATGACCGGGTCGCCGGCCCGCTGATGGAAGGCTTGAGCCGTTTCGGGTTCACCGTCGAGCACGCCCGTACCGGCGCCGACGGACTCGCGGCGGCGGAAGCGGAGATGGTGCTGCTGGATCTGGGACTGCCCGACATGGACGGCATCGATGTCTGCCGGACACTGCGACTGCGCTCCCAGGTGCCCATCATCATGATCAGCGCGAGAAGCGACGAGGTCGACCGGGTTCTCGGTCTGGAGCTGGGGGCGGACGACTATCTGTCCAAACCGTTCGGAATCCGGGAACTGGTCGCACGGATCCGCGCCGTCTTCCGGCGTGCCGGACCCGCCGCGACCGGGCCGGTTGCGGCCCTTCCCCCCGCGGCCGGTCCCGCTTCAGGAGGCGACCGTCCCGATCCGGTGGCCCGTGCCCAGCGGATCGGCCCGCTGGCCATCGACCGGCGGGGCCGCCAGGTCCATCTGCACCGGACCTCCGTCGCCCTCGCGCCCAAGGAGTTCGATCTGCTCGCCTACCTCGCCGACGATCCCGGCGCCGTCCGCACACGACAGCAGATCCTGGACGCCGTGTGGGAACCGAACTACTTCGGCCCCACCAAGACCCTGGACGTGCATGTCGCCGCACTGCGCCGCAAGCTCGGTGATCCTGCCTGGATCGACAACATCCGCGGCGTAGGATTCCGGCTCACGCCACCCGCCGGCCCCGCCACCAGGCAGGTTGAAGAAAATGTCCGAGGAGGTGAGGGGTGA
- a CDS encoding response regulator transcription factor has protein sequence MRLLLVEDDDRIAGPIMEGLDRYGFAVDHVRSGGSALSASPADLVLLDLGLPDMDGIDVCRALRARSAVPIIMITARSEETDRVVGLEVGADDYLSKPFGVRELVARIRAVTRRTHPERHAPPHTGTATTGVPPQGSLHAQLPEGRGIQHLGPLTIDRRTRGVTIDSRPLTLTPKEFDLLAQLAGDPGAVHSRQQILDAVWDPNYFGPTRTLDVHVSALRRKLGDPAWIATVRGIGFRLTVPGDGTYA, from the coding sequence ATGCGACTCCTCCTCGTCGAGGACGACGACCGGATCGCCGGCCCCATCATGGAGGGGCTGGACCGCTACGGCTTCGCCGTCGACCATGTGAGATCCGGGGGGTCGGCGCTGTCGGCCTCCCCCGCCGATCTCGTCCTGCTGGACCTCGGGCTGCCCGACATGGACGGCATCGACGTCTGCCGGGCCCTGCGCGCCCGCTCCGCGGTGCCCATCATCATGATCACCGCACGGAGCGAGGAGACGGACCGCGTCGTCGGCCTGGAAGTCGGGGCGGACGACTACCTGTCCAAGCCCTTCGGCGTACGGGAGCTGGTGGCCCGTATCCGAGCCGTCACCCGCCGCACCCACCCCGAGCGACACGCCCCACCACACACCGGCACCGCCACGACCGGAGTGCCCCCTCAAGGCTCCCTGCACGCGCAACTCCCCGAGGGGCGAGGCATCCAGCACCTCGGCCCGCTGACCATCGACCGGCGGACCAGGGGCGTCACCATCGACAGCCGCCCGCTCACCCTCACTCCGAAGGAATTCGATCTCCTGGCCCAACTGGCCGGCGATCCCGGCGCCGTGCACTCCCGTCAGCAGATCCTCGACGCGGTGTGGGACCCGAACTACTTCGGCCCCACTCGCACACTCGACGTGCATGTATCGGCGCTGCGCCGCAAGCTCGGCGACCCGGCCTGGATCGCCACGGTCCGCGGCATCGGCTTCCGGCTGACGGTCCCCGGGGACGGCACGTACGCCTGA